The following are encoded in a window of Megachile rotundata isolate GNS110a chromosome 2, iyMegRotu1, whole genome shotgun sequence genomic DNA:
- the LOC100874748 gene encoding protein argonaute-2 has protein sequence MTRKGNKRTQKQREASGSQVPPHQASNAQPSALEQQQPGGQKQQQTVLQQQQQGSSASQRYQEPIVSQQQQQPAAQQEEQSVASHQQQTQWQQRPGSQLQQSDVLQQRQYVAPQQQQQNAVQQQQQQQFIGAQQQRRSLAPHGQRRSLAPHGQRRSLAPHGQRRSVAPQQQQQTPALKQQQQPLAPQQHHTFAPQQQQQPPDLKQQQQPLAPQHHTFAAQEQHPQSTVTQQNLQLTSQQQHQQSTSQQQYQQSASRQQQTSISQQQRQSSTSKEQNRSSPEQQQQIIPKQPQETALSRRSGNGKSNLPSDLVQMYLNQIPCNTGGGRQGKKIQVLTNMFRINFGKNFPDTIMHYDVVITPNVTKSLFYQVFEQYRLKHFPNIFLGFDGKKNAYGRVDLPFGDQSIEDEVTVFDPVKQQERVYKMYLQKAATLDMSWLKNPRGLTDSEREQNCIQALATIFRHGPAYHFTLVGRSLYQKPEREIPLADGYNLWTGVFQSVLVRNRVYFNVDVVYKAFPKEQSVIDFLKDVCKHPRDPKPLSTLQPEIIKKNEQKINNSLKGLKIRYELPGQPTTRRVYAINKLSACPRENKFSLQDNTMCTVEQYFLKYKNYTIKNPELPCLWVGRMEKHIHLPMELCTIVEGQATMKKLTENQTTKMILHAAVNAKERSKRITTALESLKLDEQPILTKEFQLSVDGQFEKVPARILDAPKLEYSNGEVAVTGGEWRSLKFYIPCNLPDESWTIVNLDKFVKYTELYEFQETLRREAENVNMRIGKALTPFSTVTLQRNNLTDIIKCLEEKKKKQLKLVIVIIPNFDDAYSKVKQTAELTVRGGVLTQCIKSKTLSRMNKSTAINILLKINSKLNGVNHVLAPTSRPRCLNEPCMLVGADVTHPPPEDKNRPSIAAVVASHDLNPFQYNAKIRLQPPGTEHIQHLKEIMYEQLKYFQDSTNCEPKKIIFYRDGVGDGQLPEIMHFELNAIRKAVAEFKGTSEDPIPIIFLVVQKRHHIRLFPTDGNCDRNFNVLPGTIVDTEITHPKHIDYYLVSHASIKGTARPTRYRCLCNESNLSEDDLQELTYYLCHTYARCTRSVSYPAPTYNAHLAAYRGKTLFNEYRVGDLTGARSKMNIQMFDNPMYFV, from the exons ATGACGAGAAAAG GAAACAAGCGTACGCAAAAACAGCGCGAAGCATCTGGTTCTCAAGTACCGCCACATCAAGCTTCTAATGCACAACCATCTGCATTAGAACAACAACAACCTGGTGGTCAAAAACAGCAACAAACTGTTttacaacagcagcaacagggGTCATCTGCCTCACAACGGTATCAAGAACCTATTGTTtcacaacagcaacaacaacctGCTGCACAACAGGAAGAACAGTCAGTTGCTTCACACCAGCAACAAACGCAGTGGCAACAGCGACCTGGTTCACAATTACAGCAATCTGACGTTTTACAACAACGACAATATGTTGCTccacaacagcaacaacaaaatGCTGttcaacaacagcagcagcaacaattCATTGGTGCACAGCAACAACGACGATCTCTTGCACCACACGGGCAACGACGATCTCTTGCACCACACGGACAACGACGATCTCTTGCACCACACGGACAACGACGATCTGTTGCTccacagcagcaacagcaaacACCAGCCTTgaagcaacagcaacagccaTTGGCTCCACAACAACATCATACATTTGCTccacagcaacaacagcaaccaCCAGACTTAAAGCAACAGCAGCAGCCATTGGCTCCACAACATCATACATTTGCTGCGCAGGAACAACATCCACAATCAACTGTTACGCAACAAAATCTGCAATTAACTTCCCAGCAACAACATCAGCAATCAACTTCTCAGCAACAGTATCAGCAATCTGCTTCGCGGCAGCAACAAACCTCAATTTCGCAACAGCAACGTCAGTCATCAACTTCGAAGGAACAAAATCGATCAAGTCCGGAGCAACAGCAACAAATTATTCCAAAGCAACCACAG GAAACTGCTCTCAGTAGAAGAAGCGGAAACGGAAAATCTAATTTACCAAGTGATTTAGTTCAAATGTACTTAAACCAAATCCCATGCAATACCGGAGGTGGAAGACAGGGGAAGAAAATCCAGGTGTTAACAAACATGTTCAGAATCAATTTCGGGAAAAATTTTCCGGATACTATTATGCACTATGACGTTGTTATTACACCAAATGTGACGAAGTCTTTGTTCTACCAAGTTTTTGAGCAATATAGACTGAAACACTTTCCAAATATATTCCTAGGGTTTGACGGCAAGAAGAATGCATATGGCAGAGTTGATCTTCCGTTCGGTGATCAAAGC ATAGAAGACGAAGTAACAGTTTTTGACCCGGTGAAACAGCAAGAACGTGTTTACAAAATGTACCTGCAGAAAGCAGCAACGCTTGATATGTCATGGTTGAAAAATCCAAGAGGTTTAACAGACAGCGAACGAGAGCAAAATTGCATACAAGCATTGGCTACTATTTTCCGTCATGGACCCGCGTATCACTTTACTCTg GTGGGCCGATCGCTTTATCAAAAGCCAGAAAGAGAAATACCTTTAGCAGATGGCTATAACTTGTGGACCGGTGTATTTCAATCGGTACTCGTTAGAAACAGAGTCTATTTCAACGTCGACG TGGTTTACAAGGCATTCCCCAAAGAGCAATCTGTTATTGATTTCCTGAAGGACGTGTGTAAACATCCTAGAGACCCAAAACCTCTATCAACTTTACAAccggaaattattaaaaaaaatgaacaaaaaataaacaaCAGTTTAAAGGGGTTAAAAATACGATATGAACTGCCTGGACAACCCACAACCAGAAGAGTTTATGCTATTAATAAATTAAGCGCATGTCCAAGAGAGAATAAATTTTCTCTGCAAGATAATACGATGTGCACAGTGGAACAGTACTTTTTGAAATACAAAAACTATACTATAAAGAATCCGGAACTACCATGTCTTTGGGTTGGACGTATGGAGAAACACATTCATCTACCTATGGAG CTGTGCACGATCGTTGAGGGACAAGCAACCATGAAAAAACTGACTGAAAATCAAACGACTAAAATGATTTTACACGCTGCGGTCAATGCTAAAGAACGTTCAAAAAGAATCACGACTGCT CTTGAAAGCCTGAAGTTGGATGAACAACCAATCTTAACGAAGGAATTTCAGCTTTCCGTAGACGGACAATTCGAAAAAGTACCAGCTAGAATTCTTGATGCTCCCAAGTTAGAATATTCTAATGGAGAAGTTGCCGTGACTGGAGGAGAATGGCGATCACTAAAATTTTACATTCCGTGTAATTTGCCAGATGAGTCATGGACTATCGTGAATTtggataaatttgtaaaatacactGAATTATACGAATTTCAAGAAACGCTACGAAGGGAAG CTGAAAATGTAAATATGAGAATTGGCAAAGCACTGACTCCTTTTTCCACCGTAACCCTACAGAGGAATAACCTTACTGACATTATAAAATGTCttgaagagaaaaagaagaaacagcTAAAATTAGTAATAGTTATAATTCCTAATTTTGATGATGCATACA GTAAAGTGAAGCAAACTGCAGAACTGACAGTGAGGGGCGGTGTACTCACTCAGTGTATAAAATCGAAGACTTTGTCGAGAATGAATAAGTCAACGgccataaatattttattgaagatAAATTCGAAACTTAATGGCGTTAACCACGTTCTAGCTCCTACTTCTCG acCAAGATGTTTAAATGAACCGTGCATGTTGGTCGGTGCAGATGTAACGCATCCTCCGCCCGAAGATAAAAACAGGCCTTCGATTGCAGCC GTTGTTGCGAGTCATGATCTAAACCCCTTTCAATATAATGCTAAAATTAGACTCCAGCCACCAGGAACAGAGCACATTCAGCATTTGAAAGAGATTATGTACGAGcaattaaaatactttcaaGACAGCACAAATTGCGAgcctaaaaaaattattttttatcg GGATGGTGTGGGCGATGGACAGCTCCCGGAGATCATGCATTTTGAATTAAACGCAATAAGGAAAGCTGTTGCAGAATTCAAAGGAACTAGCGAAGACCCGATTCCGATCATATTTCTTGTAGTTCAGAAGAGACATCACATTCGTCTTTTTCCAACTGATGGAAATTGTGATAGGAATTTTAACGTGCTACCGGGTACCATTGTTGATACAGAAATTACGCATCCTAAGCATATAGATTATTATCTCGTATCCCATGCTAGTATTAAG GGTACTGCTCGACCGACAAGGTACAGATGTCTCTGCAATGAAAGTAACTTATCAGAGGATGATCTTCAAGAGTTAACGTATTATCTTTGTCACACGTACGCACGATGCACGAGAAGTGTTAGTTATCCTGCGCCCACATACAATGCTCATTTAGCAGCTTACAGAGGCAAGACTTTATTTAATGA ATATCGTGTGGGGGACCTGACTGGAGCGCGAAGTAAAATGAACATACAGATGTTTGACAATCCTATGTATTTTGTGTGA